A single region of the Anomaloglossus baeobatrachus isolate aAnoBae1 chromosome 2, aAnoBae1.hap1, whole genome shotgun sequence genome encodes:
- the LOC142289416 gene encoding adenosine receptor A3-like, whose amino-acid sequence MSNQTSMAESFTTVYCAVEAVIGVLAIIGNTLVIWAVRVNPSLQDTTFYFVVSLAVTDLAVGVFVTPLAIITELKIQLHFHSCLFLCCVIITFTNASTASLLAIAIDRYVRVKLPSSYRMVITKKRIRLSICFCWALSAFGALVPMFGWNNRANLGEEERNVLTCNFTSVMSMSYLVYFWVFCWVLIPLFAMMVLYVEIFLIVRKHMRQCVSNLNVNKSTYGKEHKITISLVFVMGMFALCWLPLAILNCISYFYPDVVQTNAFQPAVYLSIVLSHFNSAINPVIYSLKINKFKYTFINIIKNHILCKEEVIESSSTENTLEK is encoded by the exons AACGTCAATGGCTGAAAGCTTCACCACTGTGTATTGTGCCGTGGAGGCGGTCATTGGGGTTCTGGCCATCATTGGAAATACCCTTGTGATCTGGGCAGTGAGGGTGAATCCTTCTCTTCAAGATACAACATTTTACTTTGTAGTGTCTCTGGCAGTGACTGACCTGGCGGTTGGAGTATTTGTTACTCCATTAGCGATTATCACGGAACTGAAGATACAGCTACATTTTCACTCATGTTTATTCCTCTGTTGTGTGATTATTACCTTCACCAATGCATCTACCGCTTCTCTACTTGCTATTGCAATTGACAGATATGTCAGAGTCAAGTTACCAAGCAG CTACAGAATGGTGATCACTAAGAAGAGGATTCGTTTGAGCATTTGTTTCTGCTGGGCTCTGTCTGCATTTGGCGCACTGGTCCCAATGTTCGGATGGAACAACAGAGCGAATCTTGGAGAAGAAGAAAGGAATGTCCTGACATGTAATTTTACCAGTGTCATGAGCATGAGCTATCTTGTGTACTTTTGGGTTTTTTGTTGGGTTCTCATACCCTTGTTTGCAATGATGGTTTTGTATGTGGAGATCTTTCTTATTGTAAGGAAGCATATGAGACAATGTGTCTCTAACCTCAATGTAAATAAGTCGACTTATGGCAAAGAGCATAAAATTACAATTTCACTTGTCTTTGTCATGGGTATGTTTGCTCTGTGTTGGTTACCTCTAGCTATTCTGAACTGTATCAGTTATTTTTACCCTGATGTTGTACAAACGAATGCGTTCCAGCCTGCAGTGTATCTAAGCATTGTGTTGTCACACTTCAATTCTGCCATAAATCCTGTAATTTACAGTCTCAAAATTAACAAATTTAAATACACGTTCATTAATATCATAAAAAATCATATTTTGTGCAAAGAAGAAGTAATTGAATCCTCAAGTACAGAAAATACACTggaaaaatga